Proteins found in one Lutimonas zeaxanthinifaciens genomic segment:
- a CDS encoding alpha/beta fold hydrolase, which translates to MKKIFILILTVSFLICCEKNKPERFVEIKGARLHIKEFGEGKPTVLFENGMGSSMDTWKSIPDSISRVSRVFLYDRAGTGKSELASSERTIPNMVHELISLLKKENISPPYIYVAHSMGSYLARYYALHYPNEIAALVLVDPSPDRLYDVYSKQEYDEFKEIGNKSFANSLEGERLEWENYLDNRKYVQEASISDDIPMVIISATQWDFYDYHSEIMNKNKDSRHFKIEGGHDIHQEKPERIIEIIKGFLTQN; encoded by the coding sequence ATGAAGAAAATTTTCATTTTGATCCTTACAGTGAGTTTTTTGATATGCTGTGAGAAAAATAAACCGGAAAGGTTTGTTGAGATTAAAGGAGCTCGATTACATATCAAAGAATTTGGAGAGGGTAAACCTACCGTATTGTTCGAAAATGGGATGGGTTCCTCAATGGATACCTGGAAATCAATACCAGATTCAATTTCAAGGGTTTCACGCGTTTTTTTATATGACAGAGCGGGAACAGGGAAATCTGAATTAGCTTCTTCCGAAAGAACGATACCAAATATGGTTCATGAACTGATATCATTACTAAAAAAAGAAAATATTTCTCCTCCGTATATTTATGTAGCGCACTCTATGGGAAGTTATCTGGCTCGATATTATGCGCTTCATTATCCTAACGAAATTGCAGCTTTGGTTTTGGTTGATCCATCCCCGGACAGGCTCTATGACGTATATAGCAAGCAGGAATATGATGAGTTTAAGGAGATTGGAAATAAATCTTTCGCCAATTCATTAGAGGGAGAGCGCCTGGAATGGGAAAATTATCTAGACAACAGAAAGTATGTTCAAGAGGCTTCTATTTCTGATGACATTCCCATGGTTATAATTTCTGCAACTCAATGGGATTTTTATGATTATCATAGTGAAATAATGAATAAAAATAAGGATTCCAGACACTTTAAAATTGAAGGAGGACATGATATTCATCAAGAGAAACCCGAAAGGATCATTGAGATTATCAAGGGGTTCTTAACTCAGAACTGA
- a CDS encoding carbon-nitrogen hydrolase family protein — protein MKKILKIAAAQLSPVFLNKEKTLEKACHAIEEAGNKGIDLIVFPEAYISGYPDWVWLIPNSKGAELNDLYAELVENAVSIPDESTEKLCKAAKTAKINVVIGLHERNSETSNASLFNSLLFISDEGAILGKHRKLIPTGGERLIWSQGDGSTLRSYDTKAGKVAGLICWENFMPLARNAIYESGTQILAAPTWDKSENWLQTMQHVAREGGLFVVSTCMAIKIDDIPDVYEFKKLYPEGREWINTGNSVIIAPNGKILAGPMEAEEGILTAEIDFQDIIKAKRIFDSVGHYSRPDVFNFRVKPSTKE, from the coding sequence ATGAAAAAAATACTCAAAATTGCAGCTGCTCAGCTTTCTCCGGTATTTCTCAATAAAGAGAAAACATTAGAAAAAGCTTGTCATGCCATTGAGGAAGCCGGAAATAAGGGAATTGACCTCATTGTCTTTCCCGAAGCTTATATCTCAGGATATCCGGATTGGGTCTGGCTCATTCCTAACAGCAAAGGTGCCGAATTGAATGATCTTTACGCAGAACTGGTTGAAAATGCTGTGTCTATTCCTGATGAGTCTACAGAAAAGTTATGTAAAGCGGCGAAGACGGCTAAAATTAACGTTGTTATCGGTTTACACGAACGCAATTCTGAAACCAGCAATGCCAGTCTTTTCAACAGTTTACTTTTTATAAGTGATGAAGGTGCGATTTTAGGAAAACATCGCAAGCTTATTCCCACAGGAGGAGAAAGACTTATATGGTCTCAGGGAGATGGGAGTACCTTGCGTTCCTATGATACGAAGGCAGGCAAAGTAGCTGGTCTGATTTGCTGGGAGAATTTCATGCCTCTGGCCAGAAATGCTATCTATGAATCGGGTACGCAAATATTGGCAGCCCCCACCTGGGATAAAAGCGAAAACTGGCTGCAGACCATGCAACATGTTGCTCGTGAGGGCGGACTATTTGTGGTGAGCACCTGTATGGCAATTAAAATTGACGACATTCCCGATGTTTATGAATTTAAGAAACTTTACCCGGAAGGAAGAGAATGGATCAATACCGGAAACAGCGTGATCATTGCCCCTAATGGAAAAATCCTGGCCGGACCGATGGAGGCGGAAGAAGGTATTTTGACCGCAGAAATTGATTTTCAGGACATCATTAAGGCAAAACGGATCTTTGATTCGGTCGGGCACTATTCAAGACCTGATGTTTTTAATTTTAGGGTAAAGCCTTCGACGAAGGAATAG
- a CDS encoding DUF4982 domain-containing protein: MRKRILGFLILLINLQLSSQTLISELESWRFYKGENPAAFKRGFDDKTWEKVKVPHDWAIYGPFNKEIDKQIVRIEQNNETKATEKTGRTGALPFIGVGWYRTNLKLPEDLDHKKVLLTFDGAMSNAEVYINGKKVGERPYGYSYFYFDISDLIETDKENIVAVRLENQEFSSRWYPGAGLYRKVKLIVKDKISFKHWGHYVTTPFIDKNRAEVSIKSEVNGDSVRILTKILNADGKMVGMNEFHQKAFSNEIAQNIAVKDPILWSPENPYLYRAVMKLYSGEVLKDSAVVRFGIREINYSASKGFELNGKITKFKGVCLHHDLGPIGTAVNRAALKRQLTILKDLGCNAIRSSHNMPSLEQLELCDEMGFLFLAESFDEWKKPKVKNGYNQYFDDWAEKDVVNLVRATRNHPCIVMWSAGNEVPDQWGHEGVGRLKWLQDIFHREDPTRPVTVGMDQVKSVMENGFGAILDIPGLNYRVHLYEEAYEQFPQGLLLGSETASTVSSRGVYKFPVEAGPQKQYDDLQSSSYDLEFCSWSNLPEDDFVMQDDKPWVIGEFVWTGFDYLGEPTPYDEFWPSRSSYFGICDLAGIPKDRYYLYRSRWNTEDNTLHVLPHWNWEGREGEITPVFVYTNFNSAELFINGKSQGVKKKSKEPGLQRYRLMWMETKYEPGTLKVIAYDDQGNIAAEKTIVTASKPHAIKLEPDRKIIQADGNDLCYVTASIVDSKGNLCPTASSRLNFKVEGKGEFRAVCNGDATSLEVFHEPTMKVFNGKLVVLVESLKVSGEIELTVSGEGLKTSKLKIYSSLP; the protein is encoded by the coding sequence ATGAGAAAGAGAATTTTAGGATTTCTGATTCTTTTGATAAACCTTCAGTTATCATCTCAAACTTTGATCTCGGAACTTGAATCTTGGCGTTTTTACAAAGGGGAAAATCCAGCCGCTTTTAAAAGAGGTTTTGATGATAAGACTTGGGAAAAAGTAAAAGTTCCTCACGATTGGGCAATTTACGGGCCATTTAATAAGGAAATAGATAAGCAGATTGTCAGGATAGAACAGAATAATGAAACGAAGGCCACGGAGAAGACTGGACGAACGGGTGCTTTGCCATTCATTGGAGTAGGTTGGTATCGCACGAATCTGAAACTTCCTGAAGACTTAGATCATAAAAAGGTGTTGCTTACTTTTGATGGGGCCATGAGCAATGCAGAGGTTTATATTAATGGCAAAAAAGTGGGTGAAAGACCCTACGGATATTCCTACTTTTATTTTGATATCTCAGATTTAATCGAAACGGATAAAGAAAATATTGTCGCGGTGCGATTGGAGAATCAAGAGTTTTCATCTCGGTGGTATCCCGGAGCAGGCCTCTATAGAAAAGTCAAACTGATTGTAAAAGATAAGATTAGTTTTAAGCATTGGGGACATTATGTAACAACTCCCTTTATTGATAAGAATCGGGCAGAGGTGTCAATAAAATCAGAGGTCAATGGTGATTCGGTTAGAATTCTAACCAAAATTCTTAATGCTGATGGAAAAATGGTTGGTATGAATGAATTTCATCAGAAAGCATTTTCCAATGAAATTGCACAAAATATTGCTGTGAAGGATCCGATACTTTGGAGTCCTGAAAATCCCTATTTATACAGGGCGGTTATGAAGCTTTACTCAGGAGAGGTCCTTAAAGATTCAGCTGTGGTTCGATTCGGAATCAGAGAAATCAATTACTCGGCATCCAAGGGGTTTGAGCTCAATGGGAAGATCACAAAATTTAAGGGTGTATGTTTGCATCATGACCTCGGGCCAATTGGTACTGCAGTAAACAGGGCTGCTCTTAAACGTCAATTGACAATTCTTAAAGATCTGGGATGCAATGCAATCCGTTCTTCTCACAACATGCCTTCTTTAGAGCAGCTTGAGTTGTGTGACGAAATGGGTTTCCTTTTTTTGGCTGAAAGTTTTGATGAATGGAAAAAACCCAAAGTAAAGAATGGTTATAATCAGTATTTTGATGACTGGGCTGAAAAGGATGTTGTTAATTTAGTCCGGGCAACTCGAAATCATCCTTGTATAGTCATGTGGAGCGCAGGTAATGAAGTTCCCGACCAATGGGGGCATGAAGGAGTCGGGCGACTGAAATGGCTTCAGGATATATTTCACAGAGAAGATCCTACAAGGCCGGTTACAGTGGGAATGGATCAAGTAAAATCTGTTATGGAAAACGGATTTGGAGCCATCCTTGATATTCCAGGTTTGAATTATCGTGTGCACTTATATGAAGAGGCTTATGAGCAATTTCCTCAAGGGCTCCTTCTTGGTTCTGAAACGGCTTCTACAGTTAGCTCCAGAGGAGTCTACAAGTTCCCGGTGGAGGCAGGACCTCAAAAACAGTATGATGATCTTCAATCTTCTTCTTATGATCTTGAATTTTGCAGCTGGTCAAATCTTCCTGAGGATGATTTTGTTATGCAGGACGATAAACCCTGGGTTATTGGTGAGTTTGTCTGGACAGGATTTGACTATTTAGGAGAGCCGACTCCTTATGATGAGTTCTGGCCGTCGCGGAGTTCCTATTTTGGAATATGTGATTTGGCTGGTATACCTAAGGATAGGTATTATTTGTACAGAAGTCGCTGGAATACAGAAGATAATACACTGCATGTCCTTCCTCATTGGAACTGGGAAGGTAGGGAAGGAGAGATAACTCCTGTATTTGTTTATACCAATTTTAACAGTGCAGAATTATTTATTAACGGGAAAAGCCAGGGAGTTAAGAAGAAAAGTAAGGAGCCCGGTTTACAAAGATATCGACTGATGTGGATGGAAACCAAGTATGAACCAGGAACCTTGAAAGTTATTGCATATGATGATCAGGGAAATATTGCAGCGGAAAAAACCATAGTAACGGCTTCTAAACCTCATGCCATCAAACTTGAGCCGGATCGAAAAATAATCCAGGCAGATGGAAATGATTTATGCTATGTTACGGCCAGTATCGTCGATAGTAAAGGGAATCTATGTCCTACAGCCTCAAGCCGATTGAATTTTAAAGTTGAGGGAAAAGGTGAATTCCGTGCTGTTTGTAACGGGGACGCTACTTCTTTAGAGGTTTTTCATGAGCCGACAATGAAAGTTTTTAACGGTAAATTAGTGGTTTTAGTAGAATCTCTTAAAGTTTCCGGAGAAATTGAACTGACCGTTTCCGGAGAGGGACTCAAAACTTCAAAACTTAAAATTTATTCTTCGTTGCCCTGA
- a CDS encoding glycoside hydrolase family 16 protein, whose protein sequence is MKSFLSYTAFSLMFVLTFGSCVKKEKDNSSEIQEKEWKLVWSDEFDGVRIDTSNWNYQVVEAGRYNDEWQRYTDSDENAFIDNGNLVIKAIHNSEDHGMDQYTSARLNTANKQAWKYGKIAARIKLPEGNGIWPAFWMLGANINENGGDTPWPQSGEIDILEFYGSKDDAVVEANIHYADESDSHKMMGAVAYELKNGRFPDDFHVFELEWDAKEISWYVDGEKYATVDITTSELTEFHKEFFILLNLAVGGRHAGRPDESNVFPQQMYVDWVRVYQK, encoded by the coding sequence ATGAAATCATTTTTAAGTTATACGGCCTTCAGTCTGATGTTCGTTTTGACGTTCGGCTCCTGTGTCAAAAAAGAAAAGGATAATTCATCCGAAATTCAGGAGAAAGAATGGAAGTTGGTTTGGTCCGATGAATTTGACGGGGTTCGCATTGATACCAGTAACTGGAACTACCAGGTGGTGGAAGCCGGTCGCTATAATGATGAATGGCAACGGTATACAGATAGCGACGAAAATGCCTTTATTGACAACGGTAATCTGGTTATTAAAGCGATTCATAATAGTGAGGATCATGGTATGGATCAGTATACTTCTGCAAGGCTGAATACGGCAAATAAGCAGGCCTGGAAATATGGCAAGATCGCTGCAAGAATAAAACTTCCTGAAGGAAATGGAATCTGGCCTGCATTTTGGATGCTAGGAGCAAACATAAATGAAAACGGAGGTGATACTCCATGGCCTCAATCCGGAGAAATAGACATTTTAGAATTTTATGGTTCTAAAGATGATGCCGTAGTAGAGGCCAATATTCATTATGCGGATGAATCGGATTCTCATAAAATGATGGGAGCCGTTGCATACGAATTGAAAAATGGGAGGTTTCCCGATGATTTTCATGTGTTTGAATTAGAATGGGATGCGAAAGAAATCTCATGGTATGTTGATGGTGAAAAGTATGCTACGGTTGATATTACCACCTCTGAACTTACGGAATTTCACAAGGAGTTCTTTATACTGCTCAATTTGGCTGTGGGAGGAAGGCATGCAGGCAGGCCCGATGAATCAAATGTGTTCCCTCAGCAAATGTATGTTGACTGGGTCAGGGTTTATCAGAAATGA
- a CDS encoding DUF6624 domain-containing protein produces the protein MIRICVVAVLFILSSCWKSSENKERVEDALNNIDYGVLLDSVWRSEQGPISKRDSLIRIYGTESAEVSKQQKIYERNHRVNEKIIRNILDENGWPDPELTGSRGNWTICNVIQHSDNEVRIQYLPMMRKAVQEEKLEPRFLARAEDRIATERGELQLYGGQMKYYPESKSFNVWPVYDPVNIDNRRAAIGLEPIDVFLKNRFDFDWDLEEQIKRSEEFEKARQSKMEN, from the coding sequence ATGATTAGAATTTGTGTTGTTGCCGTTCTTTTTATTCTGTCAAGTTGTTGGAAAAGCTCAGAAAATAAAGAACGAGTTGAGGATGCACTAAATAATATAGATTATGGTGTTCTTCTGGATTCTGTTTGGAGATCTGAACAAGGTCCGATCTCTAAAAGAGATTCCCTAATACGAATCTATGGAACGGAATCAGCTGAGGTTTCTAAACAACAGAAAATTTATGAGCGGAATCATCGTGTTAACGAAAAGATTATTCGAAATATTCTGGATGAAAATGGATGGCCTGATCCGGAATTGACCGGAAGCAGAGGCAATTGGACCATTTGTAACGTGATCCAGCATTCTGATAATGAGGTGAGAATTCAATACCTGCCAATGATGAGAAAAGCCGTGCAGGAAGAAAAGCTTGAACCACGATTTTTAGCCAGGGCGGAAGATCGAATTGCAACTGAAAGAGGCGAGCTTCAATTGTATGGTGGGCAAATGAAATATTATCCAGAATCTAAAAGTTTTAATGTCTGGCCTGTATATGACCCTGTAAATATTGATAACAGAAGAGCTGCGATAGGACTGGAGCCCATTGATGTATTTTTAAAGAACAGGTTTGATTTTGATTGGGACCTGGAAGAGCAAATAAAAAGGTCTGAAGAATTTGAAAAAGCCAGACAAAGCAAGATGGAAAATTGA
- a CDS encoding MFS transporter, translating to MKQPLHILPIIIISQFCCISLWFAGNAVMNDLIIDLNLDPGSLGHLISAVQLGFIAGSLVFAILTIADRFSPSKVFFVSALLGGFFNLSFIWGVNSLAGILFLRFFTGFFLAGIYPIGMKIAADYYEKGLGKSLGFLVGALVLGTAIPHLLKDLTTGYSWKSVIMATTGISFFGGVLMLLFVPNGPFRKRSQQLDFSAFFTVFKKVEFRSAAFGYFGHMWELYAFWVFVPLMLKGYTLVNSQVTFNIPLLSFLVIGSGGFSCIAAGYLSQRFGEKSVAFSALFLSCLCCFISPLMFTLSSANLFLGFLVFWGMVVIMDSPMFSTLVAQNAVHEKKGTALTIVNCIGFAITIFSIQIMNSLSQLTDSNNIYVILAIGPVLGLIALKSRNKPTIADKVC from the coding sequence TTGAAACAACCCCTGCACATACTTCCCATTATCATTATAAGCCAATTTTGCTGTATTTCTCTTTGGTTTGCCGGTAATGCTGTCATGAATGATCTTATCATTGATCTGAATCTTGATCCAGGTTCTCTGGGGCATTTGATTTCAGCTGTACAACTTGGTTTTATTGCAGGTTCCCTGGTTTTTGCAATTTTAACAATAGCTGATCGATTTTCTCCTTCAAAGGTGTTTTTTGTGAGCGCCTTACTGGGAGGCTTCTTCAATTTAAGCTTTATATGGGGAGTAAATTCGTTGGCTGGAATTTTGTTTCTTCGTTTTTTTACAGGCTTTTTCCTTGCCGGGATTTATCCGATTGGAATGAAGATAGCGGCAGATTATTATGAAAAAGGGCTCGGAAAGTCTCTGGGATTTCTTGTTGGAGCACTGGTTTTAGGGACAGCGATTCCTCATCTCTTAAAAGATTTAACTACGGGATACAGCTGGAAATCAGTAATAATGGCAACTACAGGTATCTCATTTTTCGGAGGGGTGCTTATGCTATTATTTGTTCCCAACGGACCTTTTAGGAAAAGAAGTCAACAACTTGATTTTTCAGCTTTCTTTACGGTTTTTAAAAAGGTTGAATTTAGATCCGCGGCGTTTGGTTATTTTGGACATATGTGGGAATTGTATGCTTTTTGGGTATTTGTTCCGCTGATGTTAAAGGGTTATACTTTGGTGAACTCTCAGGTAACGTTTAATATTCCATTACTATCTTTTTTGGTCATTGGATCCGGAGGTTTTTCTTGTATTGCAGCGGGGTATCTATCGCAACGATTCGGGGAAAAATCTGTCGCTTTTTCAGCATTGTTCCTGTCGTGTTTATGCTGTTTCATTTCGCCGTTGATGTTTACATTAAGCTCTGCTAATTTATTTTTGGGATTTCTTGTGTTCTGGGGTATGGTTGTTATCATGGATTCTCCGATGTTTTCGACCTTGGTGGCTCAAAATGCGGTTCATGAAAAAAAAGGTACCGCTTTGACTATTGTAAACTGCATTGGATTTGCGATTACAATATTCAGTATACAAATAATGAACTCCCTTAGCCAATTAACGGATTCAAATAATATTTATGTAATTTTAGCAATAGGACCTGTTTTGGGCCTGATTGCGTTAAAATCGAGAAACAAACCAACGATCGCTGATAAAGTTTGCTGA